A genome region from Hippopotamus amphibius kiboko isolate mHipAmp2 chromosome 1, mHipAmp2.hap2, whole genome shotgun sequence includes the following:
- the F2RL1 gene encoding proteinase-activated receptor 2, whose protein sequence is MRSLSAAWLLGGVIVLAASASCNRTVLGTGRPSKGRSLIGYIDHSPQVRGKGATVKPGFSVDEFSASVLTGKLTTVFLPIVYTVVFAVGLPSNGMALWVFLFRAKKKHPAVIYMANLALADLLSVIWFPLKIAYHIHGNNWIYGESLCKVLIGFFYGNMYCSILFMTCLSVQRYWVIVNPMVHPRKKAHVAIGVSLGIWLLILLVTIPLYIVKQTTDIPALNITTCHDVLPEQVLVGDMFNYFLSLAIGVFLFPAFLTASAYVLMIRTLQSSAMDENSGKKRRRAIKLILTVLAMYLICFTPSNLLLVVHYFLIKNWGQSHVYALYIVALCLSTLNSCIDPFVYYFISKDFRDHAKNVLLCRSVRTVKQMQLSLTSKKFSRKSSSYSSSSTSVKTSY, encoded by the coding sequence GAACCGGTAGACCCTCTAAAGGAAGAAGTCTCATTGGTTACATTGATCACTCACCCCAGGTCCGTGGGAAAGGAGCGACAGTGAAACCGGGCTTTTCTGTGGATGAGTTTTCTGCCTCCGTCCTCACTGGAAAACTGACCACTGTCTTTCTTCCGATCGTCTACACGGTCGTATTTGCGGTTGGTTTGCCAAGTAATGGCATGGCCCTGTGGGTCTTTCTTTTCCGGGCGAAGAAGAAGCACCCCGCTGTGATTTACATGGCCAACCTGGCCTTGGCCGACCTCCTCTCTGTTATCTGGTTCCCTTTGAAGATTGCCTATCACATCCATGGCAACAACTGGATTTACGGGGAATCTCTTTGCAAGGTACTCATCGGCTTTTTCTACGGCAACATGTACTGCTCCATCCTCTTCATGACCTGCCTCAGCGTGCAGAGATACTGGGTCATCGTGAACCCCATGGTGCACCCCCGGAAGAAGGCACACGTTGCCATCGGTGTCTCCCTGGGAATATGGCTGCTGATTCTGCTGGTGACCATCCCCTTGTACATCGTGAAGCAGACCACTGACATTCCGGCCCTTAACATCACGACCTGTCATGATGTTTTGCCAGAGCAGGTGTTGGTGGGGGACATGTTTAATTATTTCCTCTCTCTGGCCATCGGAGTCTTCCTGTTCCCAGCCTTCCTCACGGCCTCTGCCTACGTGCTGATGATCCGGACACTGCAGTCTTCTGCCATGGATGAGAACTCAGGAAAGAAGAGGCGGAGAGCCATCAAGCTCATCCTCACTGTCCTGGCCATGTACCTGATCTGCTTCACTCCCAGTAACCTTCTGCTCGTGGTGCATTACTTCCTGATTAAAAACTGGGGCCAGAGCCACGTCTACGCCCTGTACATCGTCGCCCTGTGCCTCTCCACCCTCAACAGCTGCATCGACCCCTTTGTCTATTATTTCATTTCGAAAGACTTCAGGGATCATGCAAAGAATGTTCTTCTTTGTCGGAGCGTCCGTACCGTAAAGCAGATGCAATTATCCCTCACATCGAAGAAATTCTCTAGGAAATCCAGCTCTTACTCTTCAAGCTCAACCAGCGTTAAAACTTCCTATTGA
- the S100Z gene encoding protein S100-Z, whose translation MPTPLEIAVDTMIRIFHHCSCKEGDRFKLNKGELKMLLQRELTEFLSCTKDPEVVDKLMQDLDANKDNEVDFNEFMVMMAALTVACNDYFVEQLKKKGKTSSKLIQRQKCSHRNMFTYCSSIPSRSIVIVMPFIDIIHM comes from the exons ATGCCCACCCCGCTGGAGATTGCCGTGGACACCATGATTAGAATCTTCCACCACTGTTCCTGCAAGGAAGGGGACCGGTTCAAGCTGAACAAGGGGGAGCTGAAAATGCTCCTGCAGCGAGAGCTCACGGAATTCCTCTCG tgcACAAAGGATCCCGAGGTGGTTGATAAGCTAATGCAGGATCTGGATGCCAATAAGGACAACGAAGTGGATTTTAATGAATTCATGGTCATGATGGCGGCTCTGACGGTTGCTTGTAATGATTACTTTGTAGAACAattgaagaagaaaggaaagacaagtaGTAAGCTAATCCAAAGGCAGAAATGTAGCCACAGAAATATGTTTACCTACTGTTCATCTATACCTTCCAGATCCATAGTCATCGTGATGCCATTTATAGATATAATACACATGTAA